The following coding sequences are from one Lycium ferocissimum isolate CSIRO_LF1 chromosome 3, AGI_CSIRO_Lferr_CH_V1, whole genome shotgun sequence window:
- the LOC132049366 gene encoding probable arabinosyltransferase ARAD1, with product MAERNVHSVRGFFGRKSLFSMFSITSILFMLSLLFVLRSTGRRNFLYLNILPKSKILALSDEGYSQSSSPTLKKYNLFKCSSSKKVLKVFMYDLPPQFHFELLGWKAEGKSVWPDIRKMVPHYPGGLNLQHSIEYWLTLDLLLSEFADDSNGRSAIRVHNSSEADVIFVPFFSSVCYNRFSKLKPNQKKSTNVLLQEKLVAFLTAQEEWKRSGGKDHIIIAHHPNSLLDARMKLWPAIFILSDFGRYPPTVANVEKDVIAPYKHVIRNYDNDTSDFYSRPILLYFQGAIYRKDGGSIRQELFYMLKDEKDVHFSFGSILKGGVKQATEGMHSSKFCLNIAGDTPSSNRLFDAIASHCVPVIISDEIELPYEDVLDYSEFSIFVRTSDALKENFLINFIRSITQEEWTRMWARLKEIENMFEYRYPSKDNDAVQMIWQTIARKVPVINLKMHKYSRYSRTPVSKGGMKSFPLPKNIL from the exons ATGGCAGAGAGAAATGTACATTCTGTTAGGGGATTTTTCGGTCGAAAATccttatttagtatgttttcaATTACTTCAATCTTGTTCATGTTATCTTTGTTATTTGTATTGCGTTCAACTGGTCGGCGTAACTTTCTTTACCTCAATATATTACCTAAGTCCAAGATTCTTGCTTTATCTGATGAAGGTTATTCACAATCCAGTAGTCCAACATTGAAAAAATACAATTTGTTTAAGTGTAGTTCTAGTAAAAAAGTCCTCAAAGTTTTTATGTATGACTTGCCCCCACAATTTCATTTTGAACTATTGGGATGGAAAGCTGAGGGAAAGAGTGTTTGGCCCGATATAAGAAAAATGGTTCCTCATTATCCTGGAGGACTAAACTTGCAACATAGTATAGAGTATTGGTTGACATTGGATCTTTTGTTGTCTGAATTTGCTGATGATTCGAATGGTCGAAGTGCTATAAGAGTACATAATTCAAGTGAAGCTGATGTTATATTCGTTCCTTTCTTTTCATCGGTTTGCTATAACCGGTTTTCAAAGCTTAAGCCAAATCAGAAGAAAAGCACGAACGTCTTGTTACAGGAAAAATTGGTTGCCTTTTTGACAGCGCAAGAGGAATGGAAAAGATCAGGGGGAAAAGACCATATAATTATCGCGCACCATCCAAATAGTCTTTTGGATGCAAGAATGAAACTGTGGCCTGCGATATTTATactttcggattttggaaggtatCCTCCGACAGTAGCTAATGTTGAAAAAGATGTGATTGCACCTTACAAGCATGTAATCAGGAACTATGACAATGATACTTCTGATTTTTATAGTCGGCCAATTTTGCTCTACTTCCAGGGAGCTATATACAGAAAAGAT GGCGGGTCTATTCGACAAGAGTTATTCTATATGCTGAAAGATGAGAAAGATGTTCACTTCTCCTTTGGGAGTATTTTAAAAGGTGGAGTAAAACAAGCAACAGAGGGTATGCACTCATCCAAATTCTGTCTCAACATCGCGGGTGACACTCCCTCATCGAACCGTCTCTTTGATGCTATTGCAAGTCACTGCGTACCGGTCATCATTAGTGATGAAATCGAGCTTCCTTATGAAGATGTTCTCGACTATTCAGAGTTCAGCATATTCGTCCGTACATCAGATGCTCTCAAAGAAAATTTCCTTATAAACTTCATCAGGAGCATCACGCAAGAAGAGTGGACTAGAATGTGGGCAAGGTTAAAAGAGATTGAAAATATGTTTGAGTATCGGTATCCTTCCAAGGACAACGATGCTGTTCAAATGATCTGGCAAACTATCGCTCGTAAAGTTCCAGTTATCAATTTGAAGATGCATAAATATTCGAGATATTCTCGAACCCCTGTTTCGAAGGGAGGGATGAAGTCATTTCCCTTGCCaaagaatattttgtaa